CCCCTCCTAGCTTCTGTCTTCCAGTTATGCAAGAACTAAAAACATGTCATGGTAACAAGTTATAACAAAAATTACATCTATAGTACTTTTGGTAGCAGATCGATCGAGAATCAATTTTGTTATGAATAATGATGAGCAGGAAATATGGGAAGAGGAAAGATCGAGATTAAGAGAATCGAGAACAACACGAATCGGCAGGTGACGTTCTGCAAGCGGAGAAATGGTCTGCTGAAGAAAGCTTACGAGCTCTCGGTGCTGTGTGATGCAGAAATCGCACTCGTTGTGTTCTCAACCCGTGGACGTGTCTACGAGTACTCCAGCAACAAGTATTAATTCATTTTTCTCTCTATTTCTCCTTTGGTTATTTCTGATGAAATCTTGAAAATATAATGTTAATGGATCCCggtaattaaattaattaagaaataatTAACGGCACACAGATCTAAATACTCTAAAACCAATATTGTTTCATAACAAAAACAACACCACAAACTTTTATCTGATCACTTCGTTTTTATGAATCTTCTTATGTTATTGTGTTCTATTTCAGATTATATCATTATCtatatttaaataatgtatATCATGCTTAATCGTTATTATTCATGTCTTTTAGCGACGTTTGACCAAGCGGTGTGTCGCGAAAGATCAGATTTCTTGTTGTGGATCTTCGTCTATTAATATGAGTAGTATCTTCTATCGGTAGCCTTTagaatcaaatatatatattctaaatttcacaattattttgCAGAAATGATACTGATTTTGTGCACTACATAATTTTTATAGAGTATATCTGCCACATGACACAGACGGTGCTATATATCAATCTGAGAAAAGAGTTGTGATTCTTTCATAATTTTGATGTCTGAGACTCGCAGTTCAGATTGGACTGTGGGTTTCCATTTCCAGCTTTGTAAAGCTCCACAGTATCAATTTTATGTTTTCCAAGTCCAGCACCGACAAATAAAACTGCGGAAAAAGATAACTCCAAAAGGCAGAATAGGACCAGTTCCTTGGCTAATGgtggatttttattatttttttttttaaaaaaaaaaagagggatAGAATTAATTTACAATAATGATTTATGATTCTATGTAAATCAAGCATAAAATCATTGATTTCATGTTTGATTAAAAGTTTTCTGGGATTTAGGATGCGTTTCGATTTTACGTTGTGGTTTAACCCGAATCTTGGTCCATCGCCTGGATGTTCTTACATGTAGGAAGTAGCTAATCAAGTTTCCAAAGTTAATCAAATACACGATGGGATTCCATTTTTTCCCGAGATAATAGGGTGGGATGTGTTTACAATGGTTTCAAACAAGAGACCTCCTAGCCTCCAAGGAGGAGTATGTTGAAATAGACGATGGGATTCCAAATCATCATAGAAAAAGGTGGTTTTAAAGCTTTCCCATTATGTATTCGCATGCAGCATTAGGGAAACGATCGAGAGGTTTAAAAAGGCCACTGCCGACACTTCAAATGCATATACTGCTCAAGAGATCAATGCTCAAGTAAGAGCTCCAATGCCACGATTCAGTTGCAGATTTCAACAACACAGTTAATTTTTTCTATATTCCATGTCTAGTTTTACCAGCAAGAATCCAAGAAACTGCGCCAGCAGATACAGATGATCCAGAACTCCAACAGGTATTTATCAGTACCTCGACTGAAACTAAATCATATCACACAAAATGAAAGAACCTTAAGTTGTGGAACTAACTTATATTAAGATTttatttctt
This window of the Primulina tabacum isolate GXHZ01 chromosome 12, ASM2559414v2, whole genome shotgun sequence genome carries:
- the LOC142521512 gene encoding agamous-like MADS-box protein AGL11 isoform X1: MQELKTCHGNMGRGKIEIKRIENNTNRQVTFCKRRNGLLKKAYELSVLCDAEIALVVFSTRGRVYEYSSNNIRETIERFKKATADTSNAYTAQEINAQFYQQESKKLRQQIQMIQNSNRHIMGDGLATLNVKEMKQLETRLERSIARIRAKKHELILAETEILQKREVQMEQENACLRAKIAENDRLQELSMMPSGQDYAIQEFFACNVLQMNMMENMPAYPVSDKKTLHLG
- the LOC142521512 gene encoding agamous-like MADS-box protein AGL11 isoform X2; this encodes MQELKTCHGNMGRGKIEIKRIENNTNRQVTFCKRRNGLLKKAYELSVLCDAEIALVVFSTRGRVYEYSSNNIRETIERFKKATADTSNAYTAQEINAQFYQQESKKLRQQIQMIQNSNRHIMGDGLATLNVKEMKQLETRLERSIARIRAKKHELILAETEILQKRMEQENACLRAKIAENDRLQELSMMPSGQDYAIQEFFACNVLQMNMMENMPAYPVSDKKTLHLG